One Denticeps clupeoides chromosome 3, fDenClu1.1, whole genome shotgun sequence DNA window includes the following coding sequences:
- the gnaz gene encoding guanine nucleotide-binding protein G(z) subunit alpha: protein MGCRQSSEEKEAARRSRRIDRHLRSESQRQRREIKLLLLGTSNSGKSTIVKQMKIIHSGGFNLEACKEYKPLILYNAIDSLTRIIRALATLKIDFHNPDRAYDAVQLFALTGPAESKGEITPELLGVMKRLWADSGVQECFCRSNEYHLEDNTAYYLNDLDRISAPEYIPTVEDILRSRDMTTGIVENKFTFKELTFKMVDVGGQRSERKKWIHCFEGVTAIIFCVELSGYDLKLYEDNQTSRMAESLRLFDSICNNNWFTNTSLILFLNKKDLLAEKIKRIPLTVCFPDYKGQNTYEEAAVYVQRQFEDLNRNKETKEIYSHFTCATDTSNIQFVFDAVTDVIIQNNLKYIGLC, encoded by the exons ATGGGATGCCGGCAGAGCTCGGAGGAGAAGGAGGCAGCTCGCCGCTCGCGACGGATCGACCGGCACCTACGTTCGGAGAGTCAGCGGCAGCGACGTGAGATCAAGCTCCTCCTGCTGGGCACCAGCAACTCGGGCAAGAGCACGATTGTCAAGCAGATGAAGATCATCCATAGTGGGGGCTTCAACCTGGAGGCCTGCAAGGAGTACAAGCCGCTCATCCTGTACAACGCCATCGACTCGCTCACGCGCATCATCCGCGCCCTGGCCACGCTGAAGATCGACTTCCACAACCCCGACCGCGCCTACGACGCCGTGCAGCTCTTCGCCCTCACCGGCCCAGCTGAGAGCAAGGGGGAGATAACCCCAGAGCTGCTGGGTGTCATGAAGCGGCTGTGGGCCGACTCGGGCGTGCAGGAGTGCTTCTGCCGCTCCAACGAGTACCATCTAGAAGACAACACTGCCTACTACCTGAACGACTTGGACCGGATCTCGGCGCCCGAGTACATTCCCACCGTGGAGGACATCCTGCGTTCACGTGACATGACTACCGGCATTGTGGAGAACAAGTTCACCTTCAAGGAACTCACTTTCAAGATGGTAGATGTGGGCGGCCAGCGCAGTGAGCGCAAAAAGTGGATCCACTGCTTTGAGGGTGTCACCGCCATCATCTTCTGTGTGGAACTCAGTGGCTACGATCTCAAGCTCTATGAAGACAACCAGACG aGCCGTATGGCAGAGAGCTTGCGCCTGTTTGACTCCATCTGCAACAACAACTGGTTCACCAACACCTcgctcatcctcttcctcaacAAGAAGGACCTGCTGGCCGAAAAGATCAAGCGAATCCCGCTTACTGTCTGCTTCCCGGACTACAAGGGCCAGAACACCTACGAGGAGGCTGCCGTCTATGTGCAGCGGCAGTTCGAGGACCTCAACCGCAACAAAGAGACCAAGGAGATCTATTCTCACTTCACCTGCGCCACCGACACCAGCAACATCCAGTTTGTGTTCGACGCCGTCACGGACGTGATCATCCAGAACAATCTCAAGTACATCGGCCTCTGCTAG